A segment of the Synechococcus sp. MEDNS5 genome:
CTGGCATAAGCCTGCGCAAGCCCCCACACACCGATAAAGGTTCCTGCCATCAGCGGAGAGGTGAGGCCCAGCATGAGGGTGAGGCTTGCATTGGTGCTGATCCCGGCAGCAGCCCCAAAGAGAAAGAGAGCTCCCTTGAAGACAGGTTCAGAGTTCATGCCGCCTGCAACCACGATCAGAAGCACGAAAACAGCCGAAAGAAGACCTCCCAGCAGAGCTGTGCGTTGGGCGCCGAGCCGGGGCACGAACAGAAACCCCGTCGTGGCAATTCCAAGCAATGTTCCGATCCCCCAGATGGCATTTAGCCTTGTGGTGGCGCAGACATCCATCGCGAAGATCGCGCCTCCGTAGGGCTCAAGAACGGCCTCTTGCAAGAAGAGCGAAAACGTGAACAGCGATAGGACGGCAAAGAAGTAGCCCACCTGCGGAGAGGCTCGGAGAATCGTCCAGGACGCTGCCAGGGAGATTTCCTGATCATTGCTCTGGCCCTTCCCATGCCGGCTGTTGCTGGTGATTCGCGGTTCAACACCAGCGATCGCGATCAGCACGAGGACGAAGATCACCACGGGGGCGACCAAGATCAGACGCCTCACGCCATCAATGACATCCGTGAGCTCCGCGCTTGCACAGGAGGAGCCGAGAAAGGAGCTCAGGAGAATTGCGCCGGCAACAATCCCAACCATCAGCATTGACCACACAATCGAGACCAGAACAGGTCGTTGTTTGTCGGTGCTGACATCGACCAACAGAGCGGCAAAGGGCGTTGAACTCGCTGAAATCGCCAAGCCATACAGCAAGAAAACGGCAGCCAGCAACAGCCCTCGTACGGTCACAGCTGAGGCGTCATCGAGCATGGATGCAGCAGCGATCCAAAGCACCAGCCGCCCGGCGATCCAGGTGAGCACGCAGAATGCAGCTGCTCCACCGATGATGAAAGGTGTTCGGCGCAGTCCTCTCCAGCGACAGCGATCCGACCGCTGGCCGAACCACACCCGCGTGAAGGCAACGAGCTGCTGGCAGCCAAGAGCGAGTGCCGTCAATGCGGCGGGAACGGCAAATTCTTCAATCAGAAGCCTGTTGAAGATGCCCAGGGTGAGCACTGATAGCGCTCCGAGACAGGCCTGAAAGAGACCCAGGCGAATGGCGAGTAGAAAAAACCGGGCCGAACCCACGTGGTCGATCGCAAGCCCGTGAACCTTACGCTCGTTAACAGCGTTCGATTGGCGCCATCGTGAGACCATCAGCACCGAGTTGCTGGTGGTAAAGCTCTGCTTGCTCAAGAGGACCACACCAGACCTCTGCGGCACCTTCACCGTCGATTCGATGTGCCAGAGCCCAGGCTCTGTCGCTGTTCATGCCGGGAATGATCCTGCAGAGACTCTCCACAACGTGCTCAAAGGTGTTCACGTCGTCGTTAAGGACGATCACGCGAGCCTGGGGGTAGCGCAGCGCTTGCCGATCTCTTTCAAGAACGGTGGAAACGCCCGGTGATGACGAAGTCATGAGAGCTCGTGAACAACTGGCCTGAACCGCCCAATACCTTAGGTAAAATTTGCTGAATCACGATCAAGACATGCTGTTCACCCTGGCCTGGGCTTCTCTTGCAGCTGTTTTCAGCTTTTCGATCGCCATGGTGGTGTGGGGCCGTAACGGTGACGGCACGCTGAACTTCTGAGGTGCTCGCATCAGTTCAATCCCAGCTGCTGAATCAAGGTTTGGCGGTCACGGCCACGGCTCTGCTTGTCTTTGTCAGTGTCGCTGTGATTTATCTGTCTACCATTGAGTGGAGAGATCGTCGTCGCCGGCGTTCACCACGTGGTCGTAGCTGAGTCCAGTCCATTCGAGCGTCAGTTCATCCTCACTGGACTCAAGGCTTTTCCTGCTACAGCACTTGGAATTCTGTTGCTCATCTTCGGGTCGATTATCGGCCTCGGGACGACGACCAGTCGCAAACTCTCGAACCGTGATTCAACCGTGCGTTCACTGGCGCGGTTGGCCGATGCATTCATCCTGATCCAGAGCTTCCAGGGTGATCCCCGCCGGCCTGTTCCGTCACTGTGGAATGCACGCCTCGGAGTGAAACCGGCTGGTGATCTCTGGAAACGGCAGGGAGGAATGCTCTGGTGGCAGGCCTGGTCACTGGATGGCGAGGCTTATTTGATTCTTCCTGCGACATTGGCTCAGACCCAAGCGCAGCACTCCTTCGGCCAGCGGCTGGGGAATCTGGTGGTGATCGGCACCGATCAGCTTCACCGAGAGCAGCTGATGCAACGCATCGATACGGTCAAGCCTCAATCGGAAGCGTTTGCGGAGGGTGGGTTGTTTCAGTCATGCCTCAACTCTCTTTCGCTGCGACCAAGCGTCTACTGGAGCGCCGATGCGTTGGCCTCCGTGAGCGGTACTCTCGCGCCCCTACTGCAACAGGGACGTGAGGGATGCATGCAACTGCGCCTTCAGGGCAGGACTCTGCAGTGGAGCGGCGTGATTGGACAACGTCCGCTGCGGACCAACCCTGTGAAGGCGCAACTGGTTAGGTGGAACCGTTCCAACGTTGAAGCGGGTCCAGCAGAACAATCCAGCTTGCTGCGCGTTGATGGCTCTGCGTTGCAATTGATTTTTGGAACTCTCTTGAGTCGACAGATCATCCAGGTTCCTCTCGAGCAGAACTACGGAATCAGCGAGGTGTTGCGATCTCGGATCAGCGCATCACCCTTTTCTCTGCGACTTGTGCCCAGGCCAACAGGTTTGTACCGCGCAGGGCTGCAACTGCAGATTCCTGTTCCAAACGATCAGGCTTCATGGATGAAGGTGCTCAGCACCGTCAGTGATCGGCTGAAGAGTCGTGGATTCGCTTCGCCTCAACCATCCGCAGACCCAAACGTTCAGGAACAACAGCTGTGGTTCAAAGCGGACGATCCCAAAAAAACGATCATCGGTGGCTGGCGTTGGCTCGGAGGCAAAGGCCAACCGTTGCTGAGTATCGGATTTGGCATCAAACCGGAGGAGAAACGGTTCCTCCGAGATCTGGGTGCGTCCAAAGCTGCTTCACTGATTGTTCAGGCCGATCCTTCCACACTGGCCACCATGGATCTTCTCAGTGGACGTTGGCCGAAGCCGATGACCAAGGCTTCAACCATGACCTTTCAAGTCAAGCCATTGGATGCCAGTGGACCGACAACGTCCAGGGGGCTTTGGAGGCTGCAGGGGCAGCTGACGCTGCCTCAATCTTGAGACTGCTTGCTTTCCGAGGCCTGGCGCTCTCGCTTCCGACGTTCTGAAGCAAGCGTCTCCTCCATCAGTTCGACCGCCTGGGCCATCTTCTCAAGGTTGGATCTGTACAAGCCGAGATCCTTCTCAAGGCGTGGCCTGGACAGGCCAATCTGCTCACCGATGCTGTGGGTTGTCTTGCAGAGGTCTTCAGGATCCTGTGATTCAACGCCTTGCGCTGAGGACAGAAGGGAGAACAGGCCAACGGCCATCAGTCTTGAGTAGTGGAACTGTTCGCCGGCAATGTCTGCGAGACCGGAGGCGAGGGGTTCAGGCGCTCCAGCTCCTTTTGTCTGCAGCCAAGCCTGAACCTCTTCCATACTGTGGCCGGCTACAGCTTTTTCTGATCCCTCCGCAACGGAATTCAGCTGTTGGGCGTTGAAACCGTTGCAGCTGCAAAGGGCATCAAACAGCTCGGAGAGGTGATCAGCAGGTCGATATCCCTTGGTGAAGGCAGTGAAGACCTGCCGGAGTCCGACTGCAAAGAGGGCATTCGTTTTGAATTGCGTCTGGTGGCTGAGCAGATGCAGTTCCACAAGCAACTCATCGGCAGTGCGTCGATAGAGAGATGGAATCACGTAGGGAAACGCTGCGTGAAACGCTCTCTTGCTGTCTGCGATCGTCCGAAGCCCTGTCAAGGTTTTCTGCAGCTGATTCAAGGCACGACCATAGCGCTGCCGATGCCGCCGTTAGGATTGAGTCAGTGTGCAAGAGCAGCATGATCCCCATCGTGATCGAGGAATCCGGGCGCGGGGAAAGAGCGTTTGACATCTATTCCCGTTTGTTGCGGGAGCGCATCATTTTCCTTGGAGAAGCTGTCACGAGTGAGTCCGCCAACCGCATTGTTGCTCAGCTGCTGTTTTTGGAAGCTGAAGATCCGGAAAAAGATATTTTCTTGTACATCAACTCACCTGGTGGATCTGTTTACGACGGATTGGGTATTTTCGACACAATGCAGCACATCAAGCCTGATGTGCAGACTGTCTGTGTCGGCCTTGCCGCGAGCATGGGAGCATTTCTGCTTTGTGCGGGTGCCCAGGGGAAAAGGAGCAGCCTCCGTCATTCTCGGATCATGATTCACCAACCACTGGGAGGTGCTCGCGGGCAAGCAAGCGATATCAGAATTCAAGCCGACGAGATCTTGTTTCTGAAAAATCGCCTCAACCAAGAACTCGCTGAACGTACCTCTCAGCCTTTGACCAAGATTCAGGAAGATACAGATCGAGATTTCTTCATGTCACCGCAAGAAGCCGTGGAGTATGGCCTGATTGACAGTGTGATTGACAAACGTCCCGTTCACTCTGTTTAACTATCAATTCCACTTGGGTCAAATAGTTGACCCAAGTGAGATTATTCTCAAGTTTACTTATTATATTGACAAATCTTTTTTGCTGGAGCGCAAATCATTCCATAGTGCTTTGATCTCTGCATATGCTTCACTTTGTTCCACTTTGCCGTTGGCTTGAAGTCCCACAATTAAACCAACCCGTTCAGCAAATTGTTCGAGATTTTGATGAAATGCTAAACGTTCCGGTGACCAGTTATCTCCTCGATAACTGCTGAAAGTCTCTAGTGGAGAATGGGTTCCATCTCCGGGTTCCATAAACGATTCCTAAAAACAAATCATGAAACCCGGAGGTTAAAATTTAGCTAAGAACCGGGGAGAAGCGTTCTTTTTCGGGGATCTCAGTTACTTGTGCGACCATGTCTCTGAACTCATCTCCATCAAGCGTTTCCTTTTCAATTAACAATTCAACGAGATCATCCATAACTTCTCTCTGAGCACCAACCAGTTCAAGGGTTTCTTGATAGCACTGCATCACAATATTGCGAACCTGATCATCAACTTGTTTGGAGATGGCTTCCGAAACATCACTTCGGGTCATCAGATCGCGACCAAGGAAAACCTCCTGACTCCCTCCTTCAAGGGACATGGGGCCAAGGTTGCTCATGCCAAAGCGAGTCACCATCTGACGTGCCATCGATGCAACCTGTTGGATGTCTCCACCTGCTCCGGTGGTGACTTCGGAACGTCCGAAAACCACATCTTCGGCAGCGCGCCCACCAAGAGCTCCCATGATCCGCGCTTTGAGTTGAGCGCGAGATACAAGCATCTGTTCCTCATCCGGTGAGAACCAGGTGAGTCCTTGCGCCTGTCCCCTGGGGATCAGGGTGACTTTCTGAACCGGGTCATGATCCTTCACCAACGTGCCCACAAGAGCGTGGCCGACTTCGTGATAAGCGATCAATCGCTTACTTCGACCATCTGTA
Coding sequences within it:
- the clpP gene encoding ATP-dependent Clp endopeptidase proteolytic subunit ClpP produces the protein MIPIVIEESGRGERAFDIYSRLLRERIIFLGEAVTSESANRIVAQLLFLEAEDPEKDIFLYINSPGGSVYDGLGIFDTMQHIKPDVQTVCVGLAASMGAFLLCAGAQGKRSSLRHSRIMIHQPLGGARGQASDIRIQADEILFLKNRLNQELAERTSQPLTKIQEDTDRDFFMSPQEAVEYGLIDSVIDKRPVHSV
- the petN gene encoding cytochrome b6-f complex subunit PetN, with amino-acid sequence MLFTLAWASLAAVFSFSIAMVVWGRNGDGTLNF
- the psb29 gene encoding photosystem II biogenesis protein Psp29, producing MTGLRTIADSKRAFHAAFPYVIPSLYRRTADELLVELHLLSHQTQFKTNALFAVGLRQVFTAFTKGYRPADHLSELFDALCSCNGFNAQQLNSVAEGSEKAVAGHSMEEVQAWLQTKGAGAPEPLASGLADIAGEQFHYSRLMAVGLFSLLSSAQGVESQDPEDLCKTTHSIGEQIGLSRPRLEKDLGLYRSNLEKMAQAVELMEETLASERRKRERQASESKQSQD
- the clpS gene encoding ATP-dependent Clp protease adapter ClpS; amino-acid sequence: MTSSSPGVSTVLERDRQALRYPQARVIVLNDDVNTFEHVVESLCRIIPGMNSDRAWALAHRIDGEGAAEVWCGPLEQAELYHQQLGADGLTMAPIERC
- a CDS encoding BCD family MFS transporter, with product MGSARFFLLAIRLGLFQACLGALSVLTLGIFNRLLIEEFAVPAALTALALGCQQLVAFTRVWFGQRSDRCRWRGLRRTPFIIGGAAAFCVLTWIAGRLVLWIAAASMLDDASAVTVRGLLLAAVFLLYGLAISASSTPFAALLVDVSTDKQRPVLVSIVWSMLMVGIVAGAILLSSFLGSSCASAELTDVIDGVRRLILVAPVVIFVLVLIAIAGVEPRITSNSRHGKGQSNDQEISLAASWTILRASPQVGYFFAVLSLFTFSLFLQEAVLEPYGGAIFAMDVCATTRLNAIWGIGTLLGIATTGFLFVPRLGAQRTALLGGLLSAVFVLLIVVAGGMNSEPVFKGALFLFGAAAGISTNASLTLMLGLTSPLMAGTFIGVWGLAQAYARGLATIGGGALLSFFGQFTGSQNSFSAYAGVFIVQAIGLLIAGVMLLRVDTNLFQRKVEQALASVLTSELD